In a single window of the Streptomyces sp. HUAS ZL42 genome:
- a CDS encoding SURF1 family protein, whose product MYRFLLTPRWWGINVFVLLAIPFCVFMGSWQLSRFEARVDDHREASAQAASDEREAARPLAELLPVDKATSGEQATTTGRYDKQFLVPDRELDGRSGYYVLTLLRTDGGKALPVVRGWLPGDADAAKAPAPPSGEVTVTGALQASESPGNNGGRGAGGLPAGQTAAISAASLVNLVPYDVYDAWVTLNEGDSGMKAVPASAPAGSGLDLKAFQNLGYTGEWFVFAGFVVFMWFRLLRREMEFQRDAELGLVPDGESPSAQDAVSTPVR is encoded by the coding sequence GTGTACCGGTTTCTGCTGACGCCCCGCTGGTGGGGCATCAACGTCTTCGTGCTGCTGGCCATCCCCTTCTGCGTCTTCATGGGGTCGTGGCAGCTGAGCCGGTTCGAGGCGCGGGTCGACGACCACCGCGAGGCGAGCGCGCAGGCCGCGTCGGACGAACGGGAGGCCGCTCGTCCGCTGGCGGAGCTGCTGCCGGTGGACAAGGCGACCTCGGGCGAACAGGCCACCACGACCGGGCGGTACGACAAGCAGTTCCTCGTACCGGACCGCGAGCTGGACGGCAGGAGTGGGTACTACGTGCTGACGCTGCTGCGGACCGACGGTGGCAAGGCGCTTCCGGTGGTGCGGGGGTGGCTGCCCGGCGACGCCGACGCGGCGAAGGCGCCCGCTCCGCCCTCCGGTGAGGTCACCGTCACCGGAGCGCTGCAGGCTTCCGAGTCGCCGGGGAACAACGGCGGGCGTGGCGCCGGGGGCCTGCCGGCCGGGCAGACAGCGGCGATCAGTGCGGCGTCGCTGGTGAACCTCGTGCCGTACGACGTGTACGACGCGTGGGTCACGCTGAACGAGGGCGACTCGGGGATGAAGGCGGTGCCCGCGAGCGCACCGGCCGGCTCGGGCCTGGACCTGAAGGCGTTCCAGAACCTCGGCTACACCGGGGAGTGGTTCGTCTTCGCCGGGTTCGTGGTGTTCATGTGGTTCCGGCTGCTGCGCCGGGAGATGGAGTTCCAGCGGGACGCGGAGCTGGGGCTCGTTCCGGACGGGGAGAGCCCCTCGGCTCAGGACGCCGTCAGCACACCAGTCCGGTAG
- a CDS encoding class I SAM-dependent methyltransferase produces MPTYAPDDWHEANRAHWDERVPLHAAGAFYDLDGFRAGADPLRDFELAEVGDVTGRSLLHLQCHTGLDTLSWARRGAARVVGLDFSAPAVETARALATDLGFGQDRAAFVTADVYDAAEAVPDPAYDIVYTGVGALCWLPDVRRWAETAASLVAPGGFLYLSEFHPVTEVLDDETGSRVVRDYFTRDAQIWDYPGTYASEVTGTVHNRSVEWQHPIGEVVSALAAAGLRIEFLHEHAVSVFQRFETFEQRDGYYRFPADRPGLPLMYSLKATKT; encoded by the coding sequence ATGCCGACCTACGCTCCCGACGACTGGCACGAAGCAAACCGCGCCCACTGGGACGAGAGGGTCCCCCTTCACGCCGCAGGCGCTTTCTACGACCTGGACGGGTTCCGGGCGGGCGCCGACCCCCTCCGCGACTTCGAGCTCGCCGAGGTCGGGGACGTCACAGGCCGGTCCCTGCTGCACCTTCAGTGCCACACGGGCCTGGACACCCTGTCCTGGGCCCGGCGCGGGGCCGCCCGGGTCGTCGGGCTCGACTTCTCCGCACCGGCCGTGGAGACCGCCCGCGCCCTCGCCACCGACCTGGGCTTCGGCCAGGACCGGGCCGCCTTCGTCACCGCCGACGTCTACGACGCGGCGGAAGCGGTGCCCGACCCCGCGTACGACATCGTCTACACCGGTGTCGGCGCGCTGTGCTGGCTGCCCGACGTCCGGCGCTGGGCCGAGACGGCCGCCTCGCTCGTCGCCCCCGGCGGCTTCCTCTATCTCTCCGAGTTCCATCCGGTCACCGAGGTCCTCGACGACGAGACCGGCTCACGGGTGGTCCGCGACTACTTCACGCGCGACGCCCAGATATGGGACTACCCCGGTACGTACGCGTCCGAGGTGACCGGCACCGTCCACAACCGCAGCGTGGAGTGGCAGCATCCGATCGGCGAGGTCGTCTCCGCCCTCGCCGCGGCAGGACTGCGCATCGAGTTCCTGCACGAGCACGCCGTCTCGGTGTTCCAGCGGTTCGAGACCTTCGAGCAGCGGGACGGCTACTACCGCTTCCCGGCGGACCGGCCGGGCCTTCCGCTGATGTACTCCCTGAAGGCGACCAAGACTTGA
- a CDS encoding nuclear transport factor 2 family protein, with protein sequence MTDTTDLRKTVESFWAAAEARDWDAFAGTLAEDVVYTLPQTRERIRGREMFVRFNREYPGDWHLRIERIVAEPGQVVSWIHFTVGLEEMYGISFFTGDGNGRISAMTDFWPEPYEPPAGRDHLTERY encoded by the coding sequence ATGACCGACACGACTGATCTGCGCAAGACCGTCGAGAGCTTCTGGGCCGCCGCCGAGGCCCGGGACTGGGATGCGTTCGCGGGCACCCTGGCCGAGGACGTCGTCTACACGCTGCCGCAGACCCGGGAGCGGATCCGGGGGCGTGAGATGTTCGTCCGGTTCAACCGGGAGTACCCGGGCGACTGGCACCTGCGGATCGAGCGGATCGTCGCGGAGCCGGGGCAGGTGGTCAGCTGGATCCACTTCACGGTGGGGCTGGAGGAGATGTACGGCATCTCGTTCTTCACCGGGGACGGCAACGGGCGCATATCCGCGATGACCGACTTCTGGCCGGAGCCGTACGAGCCGCCGGCGGGCCGGGACCACCTCACCGAGCGGTACTGA